A DNA window from Maribellus comscasis contains the following coding sequences:
- a CDS encoding LruC domain-containing protein — MRYKLLLLTLGLAFLFSACLKDNGEIDEDSLSNKDRMKLLEINDPSIWNTLTEQSINLNELEETTALVKSAVAMQEYPKNNKYYFALFEDLYPSEGDYDFNDVMIRSKLGLSKKGNTITGYVSSELYNKGGSLSVKVGLMFYEVSGKTYKRIANKNIIVNGEQLTAGGSPWMKDLSELDDSWQIDFSFANSSNNIWVSYFIYTDEEIMTGGFAKTSTTSFEVPVSDFLTNRNLPWGLEVETDKFAIPNEKELFLNAYPEFEEWAESGGIKNKKWYESPNTMYSHY, encoded by the coding sequence ATGCGTTACAAACTTTTACTATTGACTTTAGGATTAGCTTTTCTTTTTTCAGCTTGTTTAAAAGATAACGGAGAGATTGATGAAGATAGTTTGTCAAATAAAGACAGAATGAAGCTTCTTGAGATCAATGATCCTTCAATTTGGAATACTTTAACTGAACAATCAATCAATTTGAATGAACTTGAAGAAACTACTGCTCTTGTAAAATCTGCCGTAGCAATGCAGGAATATCCTAAAAACAACAAATACTATTTTGCCCTGTTTGAGGATTTGTATCCTTCAGAAGGAGACTATGATTTTAACGATGTAATGATTAGATCCAAACTTGGCTTGTCTAAGAAGGGGAACACAATTACCGGTTATGTTTCGTCTGAATTGTACAATAAAGGGGGCTCGTTATCGGTGAAGGTTGGATTGATGTTTTATGAAGTTTCAGGCAAAACATATAAGCGAATTGCAAATAAAAACATCATCGTTAATGGCGAGCAACTGACAGCCGGAGGAAGTCCGTGGATGAAAGATTTGAGTGAACTTGATGATTCTTGGCAAATTGATTTCTCCTTCGCAAATAGCAGCAATAATATTTGGGTTAGTTATTTTATTTACACGGATGAGGAGATAATGACAGGAGGTTTTGCCAAAACCAGTACGACCAGTTTTGAAGTACCTGTTTCTGATTTTTTAACGAACAGAAATCTTCCGTGGGGACTTGAAGTGGAAACGGATAAATTTGCTATTCCGAATGAGAAGGAATTGTTTTTGAATGCTTATCCCGAGTTTGAAGAGTGGGCGGAATCAGGTGGAATAAAAAATAAGAAATGGTACGAATCGCCTAATACAATGTATTCGCATTATTAG